The proteins below are encoded in one region of Carettochelys insculpta isolate YL-2023 chromosome 32, ASM3395843v1, whole genome shotgun sequence:
- the LOC142004679 gene encoding cytosolic phospholipase A2 gamma-like, whose protein sequence is MAKPMDRVEGKVRISHDLSAGEKLGTSNRKVRVKKCLDNLGIPCNLDEVPNIAILGAGGGLRAMIALYGTLDELQKQGLLDAIMYLCGVSGSTWCMASLYKHDNWTEKLQALEERMCARLDKVTWSLPKATKMLLEAAKDENYSLTDFWAYSVVYGMLHELDKGHLSDQKNAAENGKNPYPIYAAVDEQSFCKVTEYSSATWFEFTPHEASFTSYGASIPVEFFGSEYKNGEVKKKKEEKNMSYLQGLWGSAPGSRKENEKVIKDVFFGFFKGKKEPSSPFVVANEGCPEGSVEGFPTPTTEPEADDMEGVFQSDLEESSSGVFSLAPSTSESSAKASGNVPTTDTKKKSVMGDIKSSVGSMMDFARMWQKTTHGLLTWKWGTNNNFLYKCSALDSTDLVKEKVISLVDAGIAINCAFPLVLRPERKVKLILSFDYGPFEPFKAIKQAARYCKENCIPFPEIDEKLLQDPDNPSDCYIFRGEGAPTVMHFPLFNKVNCPAYVKEWKIRFTVVRFLYHMGDITKLLQSARLNVSNNKDKILQEIRHIMARSTKKARS, encoded by the exons ATGGCAAAACCAATGGACAGA GTTGAAGGTAAAGTCAGAATTTCCCATGATCTCTCAGCCGGGGAAAAACTAGGCACAAGCAACCGAAAGGTGCGGGTGAAGAAATGCCTGGATAACCTTGGGATTCCCTGCAATCTG GATGAGGTGCCCAATATTGCCAtcttgggagctgggggaggtctCCGGGCCATGATCGCCCTTTATGGGACCCTGGATGAGCTACAAaagcagggcctcctggatgccatcatgTATTTGTGCGGGGTCTCAGGTTCCACTTG GTGTATGGCGTCTCTCTACAAACATGACAACTGGACAGAGAAACTGCAAGCCCTGGAGGAACGTATGTGTGCCAGACTGGACAAGGTGACCTGGAGCCTCCCAAAGGCAACGAAAATGCTTCTGGAGGCGGCTAAGGATGAGAACTATTCCCTCACTGATTTCTGGGCCTACTCTGTTGTCTATGGAATGCTGCATGAG CTGGACAAGGGACACTTGTCAGACCAGAAGAATGCTGCTGAGAACGGAAAAAATCCCTACCCCATCTATGCAGCCGTGGATGAACAAAGTTTTTGCAAAGTAACTGAATACTCTTCAG caaCCTGGTTTGAGTTCACTCCTCATGAAGCCAGCTTCACTAGCTATGGTGCAAGCATCCCTGTTGAATTCTTTGGAAGTGAATATAAGAATGGGGAagtaaagaagaagaaggaagagaaaaacaTGAGCTACCTGCAAG GTTTGTGGGGAAGTGCCCCAGGCAGCAGAAAGGAGAACGAAAAAGTCATAAAAG ATGTATTCTTTGGCTtctttaagggaaaaaaagaaccaaGCTCACCATTTGTGGTGGCTAATGAAG GTTGTCCGGAAGGAAGTGTCGAAGGGTTTCCAACACCCACCACTGAACCTGAAGCTG ATGATATGGAAGGTGTGTTCCAGAGTGATCTAGAAGAATCTTCATCAGGTGTCTTTTCACTAG CTCCATCAACCTCAGAAAGCTCTGCCAAGGCATCCGGGAATGTTCCCACAACTG atacaAAGAAGAAATCAGTCATGGGAGACATTAAAAGTAGCGTAG GTTCAATGATGGATTTTGCTAGAATGTGGCAAAAAACCACTCACGGCCTCTTGACCTGGAAATGGGGGACAAATAATAACTTCCTTTACAAATGTT CTGCTCTGGACTCTACCGACCTGGTGAAGGAGAAAGTCATCTCCTTGGTTGACGCCGGCATTGCCATAAACTGTGCTTTCCCCCTGGTTCTCCGCCCGGAAAGGAAAGTAAAGCTCATCCTCTCCTTCGACTATGGCCCCTTTGAGCCATTTAAG GCAATCAAGCAAGCTGCCCGCTACTGTAAAGAAAACTGCATCCCATTTCCTGAGATAGATGAGAAGTTGCTCCAGGACCCAGACAACCCGTCCGACTGCTACATCTtccgaggagaaggtgctcctaCTGTCATGCACTTCCCACTTTTCAACAAAGTCAATTGCCCAG CCTACGTGAAGGAATGGAAAATTAGATTCACCGTCGTCCGCTTTCTCTACCATATGGGAGACATCACCAAACTCCTCCAGTCAGCCAGGCTGAATGTGTCGAACAACAAAGACAAGATCCTGCAGGAGATCAGACACATCATGGCTCGCTCCACCAAGAAGGCGAGGTCTTAA